In the Methylophilus sp. 5 genome, one interval contains:
- the cimA gene encoding citramalate synthase has translation MANRRVIAYDSTLRDGAQAQGVSFSVEDKLKVVQRLDALGIGYIEAGNPGSNPKDLEFFARVGELQLQHAKIIAFGSTRRIGISAAEDKNLQSLLSANTQAVAIFGKSWDYQVTDILRTTLPENLAMIGDTIAYLKAQGKEVVFDAEHFYDGYKANADYAMQTLQVAVEAGADVLALCDTNGGTFPNEVFAITQTVVKQFPAVQVGIHCHNDCEMAVANSVAAVQAGASQVQGTINGIGERCGNANLVSIIPNVQLKLGFECISDAQLAELTAAARFVSEVANVTFNDKAPYVGQDAFAHKGGMHIDAVNKNPKSYEHINPGTVGNERQILVSEVAGRGAILRKLQQIDPSLTKESDAAVNILEQLKALEHAGYQFENAEGSFELLMQKLLGKFEPFFSLKHYNVNIDEPSGRGQNSTATIQICVNDQASSATVQGDGPVNALDKAMRQALEQFYPAIKDIKLVDYKVRVLDSNQATAAKVRVLIESTDQQSNWTTIGVSSDIIEASWLALKDALEYKLIRL, from the coding sequence ATGGCTAATCGACGCGTCATTGCCTATGACTCCACCCTGCGTGATGGCGCGCAGGCACAAGGCGTGTCTTTTTCAGTTGAAGATAAACTCAAGGTCGTACAACGCCTGGATGCGTTAGGCATAGGCTACATAGAAGCCGGCAATCCTGGTTCCAACCCTAAAGATCTTGAGTTTTTCGCCCGCGTTGGTGAGTTGCAATTACAGCATGCCAAGATTATTGCTTTTGGCAGCACGCGCCGAATTGGTATTTCGGCGGCAGAAGATAAAAACTTGCAGTCACTGCTGTCTGCTAATACGCAGGCAGTCGCGATTTTTGGCAAAAGCTGGGATTACCAGGTCACAGATATTCTGCGCACAACCTTGCCGGAAAACCTGGCCATGATAGGCGACACCATCGCTTATTTAAAAGCGCAGGGCAAAGAAGTGGTGTTTGATGCCGAGCATTTTTACGATGGCTATAAAGCCAACGCTGATTACGCCATGCAAACCTTGCAAGTCGCGGTGGAAGCTGGCGCGGATGTGCTGGCTTTATGTGATACCAATGGCGGCACGTTCCCGAATGAAGTGTTTGCAATCACCCAAACAGTGGTTAAACAGTTTCCAGCAGTGCAGGTTGGTATTCATTGCCATAATGACTGCGAGATGGCTGTGGCTAACTCGGTTGCCGCCGTACAGGCTGGCGCGAGTCAGGTGCAAGGCACGATTAATGGCATTGGTGAGCGCTGTGGCAATGCTAACCTAGTTTCTATTATCCCCAATGTGCAGTTAAAGCTTGGGTTCGAATGTATTTCGGATGCGCAGCTGGCAGAGTTGACGGCAGCGGCACGCTTTGTCAGTGAAGTGGCTAATGTGACTTTTAATGACAAGGCGCCGTATGTGGGACAAGATGCATTTGCCCACAAAGGCGGTATGCACATTGATGCAGTGAATAAAAACCCTAAATCTTACGAGCATATTAACCCCGGCACAGTGGGTAATGAGCGCCAGATTTTAGTCTCTGAAGTGGCAGGGCGCGGCGCGATTTTACGTAAACTACAGCAAATTGACCCGAGCTTAACCAAAGAGTCTGACGCAGCAGTGAATATACTGGAACAGCTAAAAGCGCTGGAACATGCAGGCTATCAGTTTGAAAATGCTGAAGGCTCGTTTGAATTGCTGATGCAAAAATTGCTAGGTAAATTTGAGCCGTTTTTTAGTTTGAAACATTACAACGTCAATATCGACGAACCTTCTGGCCGTGGTCAAAATTCTACCGCCACCATTCAAATTTGCGTCAATGACCAGGCGTCTAGCGCCACCGTGCAAGGCGATGGCCCGGTCAATGCGCTGGATAAAGCCATGCGGCAGGCGCTGGAGCAGTTTTACCCGGCGATTAAAGACATTAAACTGGTTGACTACAAAGTACGGGTGCTGGATTCAAACCAAGCCACGGCGGCCAAGGTGCGGGTGCTGATTGAGTCTACCGATCAACAAAGCAACTGGACCACGATTGGTGTCTCGTCAGACATTATAGAAGCTTCTTGGCTGGCATTAAAAGATGCGCTGGAATATAAGCTGATTCGTCTTTAA
- a CDS encoding helix-turn-helix transcriptional regulator, with protein MDTRRQELAEFLQAMRQRGSPEEFGFPSGSRRRTQGLRREEVAQLASISATWYTWIEQAREVNVSAEALDRLASALKLSKSERSYLFDMADRRDPHAHQSEVDTAPETLVTMLAQIQIPAYIMGRTWDILAWNQAAGALFTGLLDVAWPHPQRPNLLRFVFTNPQARQFVYNWDMRARRLVAEFRADCRSRLEEPEVQQLVSELSASAEFTQFWKQHDVLERQGGQREFQHPAHGLIHFQQVTLRPVEQEQLKLVLLQPAKSA; from the coding sequence ATGGATACGAGACGCCAGGAACTGGCTGAATTTTTACAAGCGATGCGTCAACGCGGATCACCGGAAGAGTTCGGCTTTCCTTCAGGTTCGCGGCGGCGCACACAAGGCTTACGCCGTGAAGAAGTGGCGCAACTGGCCAGCATCAGCGCCACCTGGTACACCTGGATAGAACAGGCACGCGAGGTCAATGTCTCCGCCGAAGCACTGGATAGGCTTGCGTCTGCGCTTAAACTCAGTAAATCAGAACGCAGCTATTTATTTGATATGGCAGACAGGCGCGACCCACACGCCCATCAAAGCGAGGTCGATACCGCGCCTGAAACATTGGTGACCATGCTGGCACAGATCCAGATCCCCGCCTACATTATGGGCCGCACCTGGGATATCTTGGCCTGGAATCAAGCAGCCGGCGCCTTGTTTACCGGTTTGCTCGATGTGGCGTGGCCACACCCTCAGCGCCCCAACCTGCTACGTTTTGTCTTTACCAACCCGCAAGCAAGGCAGTTCGTTTACAATTGGGATATGCGCGCGCGCAGACTGGTCGCAGAGTTTAGGGCAGATTGTCGCTCGCGATTAGAGGAACCAGAAGTGCAGCAATTGGTCAGTGAATTAAGTGCCAGCGCGGAGTTTACACAATTTTGGAAGCAACATGACGTGCTGGAAAGACAAGGCGGCCAGCGAGAATTCCAGCATCCAGCACATGGGCTGATACACTTTCAACAAGTCACGCTAAGGCCTGTTGAGCAGGAACAGCTAAAACTGGTGCTGTTGCAGCCAGCCAAGAGCGCATAA
- a CDS encoding argininosuccinate synthase has translation MSDIKKAVLAYSGGLDTSVILKWLQDTYQCEVVTFTADLGQGEELEPAREKAKKFGVSEIYIDDLREEFVRDFVFPMFRANTVYEGEYLLGTSIARPLIAKRLIEIAKQTNADAISHGATGKGNDQVRFELGAYALNPNIQIIAPWREWDLLSREKLLAYAEKHSIPVEMKHKQGGSPYSMDANLLHISYEGRHLEDPSAEAEEDMWRWTVSPEKAPDAAEYLDIEFKNGDIVALNGKAMKAHEILAELNRIGGKHGVGRLDLVENRYVGMKSRGCYETPGGTIILKAHRAIESITLDREVAHLKDDLMPRYASLIYNGYWWSPERVALQTLIDHTQATVNGWVRVKLYKGNVIVVGRDSKTDSLFDSTIATFEDDKGAYDQKDAGGFIKLNALRMRIAANLHSRKK, from the coding sequence ATGAGCGATATTAAAAAAGCGGTATTGGCCTATTCCGGCGGCCTGGATACCTCGGTGATTTTGAAGTGGTTACAAGATACCTATCAATGTGAAGTGGTGACGTTTACTGCTGACCTGGGCCAAGGTGAAGAGCTGGAGCCTGCGCGTGAAAAAGCCAAAAAATTTGGCGTCAGCGAGATTTACATTGATGACTTGCGTGAAGAGTTTGTGCGCGACTTTGTGTTTCCAATGTTCCGCGCCAATACGGTGTATGAAGGTGAGTATCTGCTCGGCACCTCCATTGCGCGTCCGCTGATCGCTAAGCGCCTGATTGAAATCGCCAAGCAAACCAATGCCGATGCCATTTCACATGGTGCGACCGGCAAAGGTAACGACCAGGTGCGTTTTGAGCTGGGTGCTTATGCGCTCAACCCGAATATTCAAATCATCGCCCCATGGCGTGAATGGGATCTGTTGTCGCGTGAAAAACTGCTGGCTTATGCCGAAAAACACAGTATCCCGGTTGAAATGAAGCACAAGCAAGGCGGCAGCCCATATTCTATGGATGCCAACCTGTTGCACATTTCTTACGAAGGCCGTCACCTGGAAGACCCATCAGCCGAGGCTGAAGAAGACATGTGGCGCTGGACCGTGTCACCGGAAAAGGCGCCGGATGCGGCTGAGTATCTGGACATTGAGTTCAAAAATGGTGACATTGTTGCCTTGAATGGTAAAGCCATGAAAGCGCACGAGATTCTGGCTGAGTTAAACCGCATCGGTGGCAAACATGGCGTTGGTCGCTTAGACTTGGTAGAAAACCGCTATGTGGGCATGAAGTCACGTGGTTGCTACGAAACGCCTGGCGGTACGATTATTCTTAAAGCACACCGTGCGATTGAAAGCATCACGCTGGACCGCGAAGTGGCGCATCTGAAAGATGACCTGATGCCACGTTACGCCAGCCTGATCTACAACGGTTACTGGTGGAGCCCTGAGCGTGTGGCGCTGCAAACGCTGATCGACCATACGCAGGCGACGGTGAATGGCTGGGTGCGTGTGAAGCTCTACAAAGGTAATGTGATTGTGGTCGGCCGTGATAGCAAAACAGACTCATTGTTTGACTCGACCATTGCAACGTTTGAAGACGACAAAGGTGCTTACGATCAAAAAGACGCGGGCGGCTTTATCAAACTCAATGCTTTACGTATGCGCATTGCCGCGAACCTGCACAGCCGTAAAAAATAA
- the argF gene encoding ornithine carbamoyltransferase, with the protein MSIKHFLQFNDLTRDEIEHIFARAKWIKSQFKNYKQYWPLVDRTLVMIFEKASTRTRLSFEAGMQQLGGSAIYLNTRDSQLGRGEPVEDAAQVISRMSDIVMIRTFEQSIIERFAQNSRVPVVNGLTNEYHPCQILADIFTFIEHRGSIQGKTVAWIGDSNNVCNTWLQAAEVLDFNVHVSTPPGYEVEPERANLYGTSHFESFADPMEAARGADLVTTDVWTSMGFEAENEERRKDFADWQVDADMMKVAKADAVFMHCLPAHRGEEVSAEVIDGAQSVVWDEAENRLHTQKALMEYLLLGKVA; encoded by the coding sequence ATGAGTATTAAACATTTTTTGCAGTTTAACGACCTGACCCGTGACGAGATTGAGCATATCTTTGCCCGCGCCAAATGGATTAAATCGCAATTTAAAAACTACAAACAATACTGGCCGCTGGTAGACCGTACCCTGGTCATGATTTTTGAAAAAGCCAGTACGCGCACGCGCTTGTCATTTGAAGCGGGCATGCAGCAATTGGGTGGCTCTGCCATTTACCTGAACACGCGCGACTCGCAACTGGGTCGCGGTGAGCCGGTAGAAGATGCAGCACAAGTGATTTCGCGCATGAGCGACATTGTCATGATTCGCACTTTTGAGCAAAGCATCATCGAGCGCTTTGCGCAAAACTCACGCGTGCCGGTGGTCAATGGCCTGACCAATGAATACCATCCGTGCCAGATACTGGCCGATATTTTTACCTTTATTGAGCACCGCGGGTCGATTCAGGGCAAAACCGTGGCCTGGATTGGCGACAGCAATAACGTGTGCAACACCTGGTTGCAAGCGGCAGAAGTGCTCGACTTTAACGTACATGTGTCTACGCCGCCTGGCTACGAAGTAGAGCCTGAGCGCGCCAATTTGTATGGCACTTCGCACTTCGAGTCGTTTGCCGACCCGATGGAAGCCGCACGTGGCGCAGATTTGGTGACCACTGATGTGTGGACCTCAATGGGCTTTGAAGCCGAAAACGAAGAGCGCCGCAAAGACTTTGCCGACTGGCAAGTCGATGCTGACATGATGAAAGTGGCCAAAGCCGATGCCGTGTTTATGCATTGCCTGCCTGCGCACCGTGGTGAAGAAGTCTCTGCCGAGGTGATTGATGGCGCGCAAAGCGTGGTGTGGGACGAAGCAGAAAACAGATTGCATACGCAAAAAGCATTGATGGAATATTTGTTGTTAGGAAAAGTGGCTTGA
- a CDS encoding aspartate aminotransferase family protein, giving the protein MHSEHLMNTYGRQPVTFVKGEGVWLTDTAGDRYLDALSGVAVNGLGHAHPKFVAALNAQIARLIHVSNIYQIAEQSALADKLAELSGMDRVFFCNSGCEANEAAIKLARLYGHNKGIDHPEIIVMDQSFHGRTMATLSATGNRKVQAGFEPLVSGFLRVPFDNIDAVKTIASHKNNVVAILVEPVQGEGGVHIPASLKAYLQGLREICDANGWLLMLDEVQSGIARTGTWFAFQHTGIVPDVMTLAKGLGSGVPIGACVARGVAAETFTPGKHGSTFGGNPLATAAGLATLDIITEEKLRENAEEVGDYIREQFTAALKGEAGVINIRNAGMMIGIELDKPCADLVKQALAAKLLINVTSEKVIRLLPSLVMSKQEADELVSRLAPLILNFLKASA; this is encoded by the coding sequence ATGCATTCGGAACACTTAATGAACACCTATGGCAGGCAGCCTGTGACTTTTGTCAAAGGCGAGGGCGTCTGGTTAACAGACACTGCCGGTGATCGCTATCTGGATGCGCTGTCAGGCGTAGCAGTCAACGGCTTGGGTCACGCCCATCCAAAATTTGTGGCTGCGCTCAATGCGCAAATTGCCCGGCTGATCCATGTTTCTAATATTTATCAGATTGCCGAGCAGTCTGCCTTGGCCGATAAACTGGCTGAGCTCTCCGGCATGGATCGTGTGTTCTTCTGTAACTCTGGTTGTGAAGCCAATGAGGCTGCCATTAAACTGGCGCGTCTGTATGGCCACAACAAGGGCATAGACCATCCTGAAATCATTGTCATGGATCAAAGCTTTCATGGCCGCACCATGGCAACCTTGTCTGCCACCGGCAACCGCAAGGTGCAAGCTGGTTTTGAGCCTTTGGTCAGTGGGTTCTTGCGCGTGCCATTTGATAATATTGACGCGGTTAAAACCATTGCTTCACACAAAAATAACGTGGTTGCGATATTGGTTGAGCCCGTGCAGGGCGAGGGTGGCGTGCATATTCCGGCTAGCCTCAAGGCTTACTTGCAAGGCTTGCGTGAGATTTGTGATGCCAACGGCTGGTTGCTGATGCTCGATGAAGTACAGTCTGGCATCGCCAGAACCGGCACCTGGTTTGCTTTTCAGCATACCGGTATCGTGCCAGACGTGATGACCTTAGCCAAGGGCTTGGGCTCAGGTGTGCCGATTGGCGCTTGTGTTGCACGTGGCGTTGCCGCTGAAACTTTCACCCCGGGCAAACATGGCTCTACGTTTGGCGGTAACCCGTTAGCAACCGCTGCGGGTTTAGCCACGCTGGATATCATTACCGAAGAAAAACTGCGTGAAAACGCAGAAGAGGTGGGTGATTATATTCGTGAGCAATTTACTGCTGCGCTCAAAGGTGAGGCGGGGGTTATCAATATACGCAATGCTGGCATGATGATTGGTATTGAGTTAGATAAGCCCTGTGCAGATCTGGTCAAGCAGGCACTGGCAGCCAAGTTGCTGATTAATGTGACTTCAGAAAAAGTAATTCGTTTGTTGCCATCGCTGGTGATGAGCAAACAAGAGGCGGATGAGCTGGTGAGCAGACTGGCGCCGCTGATATTGAATTTTTTAAAGGCAAGCGCTTGA
- a CDS encoding ABC transporter ATP-binding protein: MLTLHDLWLQLRQHARRLWLGQSLAFLGAIVAVPIPLLMPLLVDEVLLHQPGKLTQLMTWLLPAGWLGPMAIIVPVTLLTMTLRLGSVLLGVATTRIFVGLSKQVTLGVRQTLLDKLSRIRMQVYESLGAGQITARLLTDIETLDKFLGETIAKVLVAVLSVIGVAVVLLWMHWQLALIILLLNPFVIGLTMVLGKKVKVWKQRENSAFEMLSQSVTETLEVMQQLRASNSDKRFLDKAKQAAEAVRDAATASGWKSDALSRLSFGIFLFGFEIFRAVAMLMVVFSNLSVGQMIAVFGYLWFMMGPVQELLSVQVSYYAAKAALGRINQVLAADEEPNYPAQVHDFSTQSPAAISLQNVSFAYGEGSAILDDVTLNIVPGEQVALVGVSGAGKSTLVQLLLGLYAPSSGQILFNGQAIEQLGYAQIREHLGVVLQQPMLFNDSVRQNLSLDQPYADDALWQALDVAQLAQFVRDLPEGLDTPLGRSGVRLSGGQRQRLAIARMMLKQPQIVILDEATSMLDTHTEALLHQAMRTFLRGRTTIIIAHRLSAVKEADRVLVFDGGRIIEEGQHETLVQQAGSVYQRLYGQQG; encoded by the coding sequence ATGTTGACCTTGCATGATTTGTGGCTGCAGTTGCGGCAGCACGCCCGGCGTTTGTGGCTGGGCCAGTCGCTGGCGTTTCTGGGCGCCATCGTCGCCGTGCCTATTCCTTTGCTGATGCCCTTGCTGGTCGATGAAGTTTTGTTGCATCAGCCCGGCAAGCTCACGCAATTAATGACCTGGCTACTGCCAGCCGGCTGGTTGGGGCCGATGGCGATTATTGTGCCGGTGACGCTACTGACCATGACATTGCGCCTTGGCAGCGTGCTGCTCGGCGTGGCCACCACACGCATTTTTGTCGGGTTATCCAAGCAGGTGACCTTGGGTGTGCGCCAAACATTGCTCGATAAACTCTCCCGCATCCGCATGCAGGTTTATGAAAGCCTGGGTGCCGGCCAGATCACTGCGCGCTTGCTGACCGATATTGAAACACTGGACAAGTTTTTGGGTGAAACCATTGCCAAGGTGCTGGTGGCCGTACTCAGTGTGATCGGTGTGGCCGTAGTGTTGCTATGGATGCACTGGCAATTGGCGCTGATTATCCTGTTGCTGAATCCATTTGTGATCGGGCTGACCATGGTGTTGGGTAAAAAGGTCAAAGTGTGGAAGCAGCGTGAAAACAGTGCGTTTGAAATGCTGTCGCAATCCGTGACCGAAACGCTAGAGGTCATGCAGCAATTGCGTGCCAGCAATAGTGATAAACGCTTTTTAGATAAAGCTAAACAAGCTGCCGAAGCTGTGCGTGACGCGGCGACCGCTTCTGGTTGGAAGTCTGATGCTTTATCGCGTTTGTCGTTCGGCATTTTTCTGTTCGGATTCGAAATCTTTCGTGCTGTCGCCATGCTAATGGTGGTGTTTTCCAACCTGTCTGTTGGGCAAATGATCGCCGTGTTCGGCTACTTGTGGTTCATGATGGGGCCAGTGCAAGAGCTGTTATCAGTGCAAGTGTCTTATTACGCAGCCAAAGCCGCATTGGGGCGGATTAATCAGGTGCTGGCAGCTGATGAAGAGCCGAACTATCCAGCGCAAGTGCATGATTTTTCTACGCAAAGCCCGGCGGCGATTAGCTTGCAGAACGTCTCCTTTGCCTATGGTGAGGGCAGCGCGATTCTTGACGACGTGACGCTCAATATTGTGCCTGGCGAGCAAGTGGCGCTGGTTGGCGTGTCTGGCGCAGGCAAATCCACGCTGGTGCAATTGCTACTGGGGCTGTATGCGCCTAGCAGCGGTCAAATTTTGTTTAATGGTCAAGCCATTGAGCAACTTGGCTATGCACAAATCCGCGAACATCTTGGCGTGGTGTTGCAACAGCCCATGCTGTTTAACGATAGCGTGCGGCAAAACCTGAGCCTCGACCAGCCATATGCCGACGATGCACTGTGGCAAGCGCTAGACGTGGCGCAGTTGGCACAATTTGTACGCGACCTGCCTGAAGGCCTGGACACGCCATTGGGTCGCAGTGGTGTGCGTTTATCAGGCGGGCAACGCCAGCGCTTGGCCATTGCGCGCATGATGCTCAAGCAGCCGCAAATCGTGATTCTGGATGAAGCGACTTCTATGCTGGATACACATACCGAAGCCTTGTTGCATCAAGCCATGCGCACCTTTTTGCGTGGCCGCACCACGATTATCATTGCGCACCGTTTATCGGCCGTTAAAGAAGCCGACCGCGTACTGGTGTTTGACGGTGGCCGTATTATCGAAGAAGGCCAGCACGAGACGCTGGTACAGCAGGCGGGCAGTGTGTATCAGCGGTTGTATGGGCAGCAGGGGTAG
- the mqo gene encoding malate dehydrogenase (quinone), producing the protein MRGGIMIVRLTSRRLNTGESHTMATTDLDVLLVGGGIMSATLAVLLHRLDPTLHICMVEQLDDVALESSDALNNAGTGHAGYCELNYTPKDKHGDIQIRRALEINAAFEVSLQCWSSLAKEGVLNAADFIQRVPHLSAVWGAENAAFLRKRFESLQAHPLFAEMQWSDQASTLGDWVPLMMTGRQPDANMSATRVAHGSDVNFGALTRQLVAYLKTRPNFTLLTQSRVTKLKQQQHREHSSWQVHIQHLPTGHTQNYQSPFVFLGAGGGALPLLQQSGIPEAHGYGGFPVSGQWLICNNETLIKRHQAKVYSQAAVGAPPMSVPHLDTRMIQGQPALLFGPYAGFTTRFLKQGSRFDLAKSVKFKNLKSLLGAGRHNLDLTKYLIKEVFQSHEQRMESLRVFLPDAHNDDWQLAHAGQRVQIIKRCHQHWGKLEFGTEIVASSDGSLAALLGASPGASVSVKAMLDVLQRCFASRMQSKDWQDTLKALIPSFGESLIDDAALLARVRRDTLSTLNLG; encoded by the coding sequence ATGCGCGGCGGCATTATGATTGTGCGTTTGACATCCAGGCGCCTCAACACAGGGGAATCACATACCATGGCAACAACTGATCTCGATGTATTGCTGGTTGGCGGCGGCATTATGAGCGCCACGCTGGCAGTTCTGCTACATCGGCTCGACCCAACGCTGCATATTTGCATGGTAGAACAACTCGATGATGTTGCCCTTGAAAGTTCAGATGCATTGAACAACGCGGGCACCGGCCACGCAGGTTATTGTGAGCTCAACTACACGCCTAAAGACAAACATGGCGATATTCAGATACGGCGGGCACTTGAGATTAATGCCGCGTTTGAAGTCTCGCTGCAATGCTGGTCCAGCCTGGCAAAAGAAGGCGTGTTAAATGCCGCCGATTTTATTCAGCGCGTGCCGCACCTGAGTGCAGTGTGGGGCGCAGAAAATGCTGCATTTTTGCGCAAGCGTTTTGAGTCTTTACAAGCCCACCCCTTATTTGCCGAGATGCAATGGAGTGACCAAGCCAGCACACTGGGTGACTGGGTGCCACTGATGATGACCGGACGTCAGCCGGACGCAAATATGTCAGCCACCCGCGTTGCGCACGGCTCGGATGTCAATTTTGGCGCCCTGACCCGTCAGTTGGTGGCTTACCTGAAAACCCGCCCCAATTTCACCCTGCTCACACAATCACGGGTGACCAAACTCAAGCAGCAACAGCATCGCGAACACAGCAGCTGGCAAGTGCATATTCAACACTTGCCAACGGGGCACACACAAAACTACCAGTCACCATTTGTATTTTTAGGGGCTGGTGGCGGTGCGCTACCGTTATTGCAGCAATCCGGCATCCCCGAGGCACATGGTTATGGCGGCTTTCCGGTCAGCGGCCAATGGCTGATCTGCAATAACGAAACACTGATTAAGCGCCACCAGGCGAAAGTGTATAGCCAGGCCGCCGTCGGCGCACCACCCATGTCAGTGCCGCACCTGGACACACGCATGATACAAGGCCAGCCGGCATTGCTGTTTGGCCCTTACGCAGGATTCACCACGCGCTTTCTCAAACAAGGCTCGCGATTTGACCTGGCCAAGTCAGTTAAATTTAAAAACCTCAAGAGCTTGCTGGGCGCGGGTCGTCATAACCTGGACCTCACCAAGTACCTGATTAAAGAAGTTTTTCAAAGCCATGAGCAACGCATGGAGTCCTTACGCGTGTTTTTGCCAGATGCCCACAATGACGACTGGCAACTGGCACATGCCGGGCAGCGCGTACAAATTATCAAGCGCTGCCATCAACATTGGGGCAAGCTGGAGTTTGGTACTGAAATTGTCGCCAGCAGCGATGGCAGTTTAGCCGCGCTACTGGGCGCCTCACCTGGGGCGTCGGTGAGCGTGAAAGCCATGCTCGATGTACTACAACGCTGCTTTGCCAGCCGCATGCAAAGCAAAGACTGGCAAGATACGCTCAAAGCACTGATTCCGTCATTTGGCGAGTCTTTGATTGATGACGCAGCCTTGCTCGCACGCGTTCGCCGCGACACTTTGAGCACCCTCAACCTTGGGTAA
- a CDS encoding urate hydroxylase PuuD, translating to MELMPALARWIHFLAGITWVGLLYYFNLVQMAGLKAAAADGTAAGINKHIAPRALLWFRWSAVVTWLAGAALLGPHFTDAFALRNGFELIGVGAWLGTIMLFNVWALIWPNQKKILGFVPADDAAKNKARRIAMLASRTNLMLSLPMLFFMANGLSHRAVLGF from the coding sequence ATGGAGCTGATGCCCGCACTCGCACGCTGGATCCATTTTTTGGCCGGGATTACCTGGGTAGGTTTGCTTTACTACTTTAACCTGGTGCAAATGGCAGGCCTGAAAGCCGCAGCAGCAGACGGTACTGCTGCCGGCATTAACAAGCATATTGCCCCACGCGCATTGCTCTGGTTTCGCTGGTCGGCTGTGGTGACCTGGCTCGCAGGCGCTGCTTTGCTCGGGCCACATTTTACCGATGCTTTTGCATTGCGTAATGGATTTGAGCTGATTGGCGTGGGTGCCTGGTTAGGCACTATTATGCTGTTTAATGTTTGGGCGTTAATTTGGCCCAACCAGAAAAAGATTCTTGGTTTTGTGCCCGCGGATGATGCGGCTAAAAATAAAGCACGACGTATTGCCATGCTGGCATCGCGTACTAATTTGATGCTCTCCTTACCCATGTTATTTTTCATGGCTAATGGATTGAGTCATCGTGCAGTATTAGGTTTTTAA
- the pagP gene encoding lipid IV(A) palmitoyltransferase PagP, protein MKIYGLLLIATASLNACAETQEGWYGQLKNHLVDVWDKADQTDLYVPLVTYHNRSMYSREKIDSFNERPWGLGIGKSTRDADSNWDGYYVMAFKDSHDDWEPIVGYGHVKNLVGQANGLNAGVGLTAGFTARSDYNYKPLPVLLPIAAVGYDTVIVNATYVPGTKGNGNVLFMWSTVAF, encoded by the coding sequence ATGAAAATATACGGACTACTATTAATCGCAACAGCCAGCCTCAACGCTTGTGCAGAGACACAAGAAGGTTGGTATGGGCAACTAAAAAATCACCTGGTCGATGTGTGGGACAAAGCGGATCAAACAGATTTATATGTGCCGCTGGTGACATATCACAATCGCAGCATGTACTCGAGAGAGAAAATTGATTCATTTAACGAGCGGCCATGGGGCTTAGGCATAGGCAAGTCAACCCGCGATGCAGATAGCAATTGGGACGGCTATTATGTGATGGCGTTTAAAGACTCCCACGATGACTGGGAACCGATTGTGGGTTATGGACACGTTAAAAATCTGGTCGGCCAGGCCAATGGCTTGAATGCTGGCGTTGGATTGACGGCCGGCTTCACGGCCAGAAGCGATTATAACTACAAGCCATTGCCTGTATTGTTACCGATTGCGGCAGTGGGATACGATACAGTGATCGTCAACGCCACCTATGTGCCAGGCACCAAGGGTAACGGCAATGTGCTGTTTATGTGGTCAACCGTGGCGTTTTAA